Genomic window (Caldinitratiruptor microaerophilus):
CACGAGTCGGGCAATCTGTCGGTCCAGGTCCGTCTTCTGGTCGGCGCTGGACACGTGCGCATACAGGGCCGCGGTGCGGGAGGAGACCTCCGGCTCCTTGACCAGGATCGTCCCGGTGGGCGTCTGTTCGAAGGGAACGGGCATCTTCCCTTGCCGCACCCAACGCCAGGCCGTCTTGTAGGAGATGCCTTGCTTTCTTGCCCATTCGCTCAGCTTCATGTGGATAGAATAACCGATTTATCCACTTTTGTCCATAGTTCGGCGAGCAGTTCTTGACCCCCCGGCGCTCACGTCCCACCCGAAGCCGCCGCCCGCACGGCCGCCACCAGTTCCCGCGCCCGGGCGGCGATCCCCGCGGGGTCGCCCCGGGTGAGCGCGCCCCCGACCCCCAGTGCCGCCGCGCCGGCCCGGAGCCACTCGGCGGCATTGTCCGCACCCACCCCGCCGGTCGGCACCAGCGGCGCCTGGGGCAGCGCCTCCCGGACTGCCCGGACGAAGCCGGGTCCGAGGGCCGAGGCAGGGAAGACCTTCACCAGGTCCGCCCCGGCCTCGAGGGCCGCCGCGATCTCGGTCGGCGTGGCCGCACCCGGCAGCACCGGCACGCCGTGGCGGTGGCCGGCGCGGACGACCTCGGGAAAGAGACCGGGCGAGACCAGAAATCGGGCTCCCGCCCGGACGGCGGCGACGGCGGTCTCGGCGTCGAGCACCGTCCCGGCGCCGACGAGGGCTCCGTCCGTCTCCCCGGCCAGCGCCCGGATGGCCTCCAGCCCGCCCGGGGTGGTGAGCGCCACCTCGAGCACGCGGATGCCTCCCTCCAGGATGGCCCGGGCAGCCCGCAGGGCCGCCTCCGCCGACCCGGCGCGGACGATGGCCACGACCCGTTCCTCGTGAATCCGCCGCGCGATCTCCCATCGGTACACAGCCATCACCCGATCCGACGGTACACCAATTCGCGGCCGGACGCCAGCGCGTCGGACATGCCGGTCAGCGCGTGGGAACATCCCCCTCGCCGAGGAAGGCCGCCAGCTCCTCCCGGTACGGCAGCCCCTCGGTGTCGCCGACCACCTGGACGACCAGCGCCCCGGCGGCGTTGCCGTACCGCAGGCACGTCTCGACGTCCCGGCCGGCGAGCCACGCCGCGTAGAAGCCGGCGGCGAACGCGTCGCCTGCACCGACGGTGTCGACCACCTGCGCCGGGAACCCGGGCGAGCGCCAGGTGCGCGTGCCGTCGGTGGCCATCGCGCCGCGGGCGCCGAGCTTGAGCACCACGAGGCCCGCGCCGGCCTCGAGGAACCACCCGGCCACCTCCTCCTCCCCCCGCCGGCCGCTGAGGAGCTCCCCCTCCTCCAGACCGGCCAGGACGAGGCCGGCCCGCCCGATGAGGGGGCGCAGGGCGGCGGCCGCTTCCCCCGCCCCCCAGAGCTTGAGCCGCAGGTTCGGGTCCAGGGCCACGGTCACACCCCGCTGCCGCGCGGCCTCCACGGCCGCCTCCACGGCTTCCCGGCAGGACGGGCTCAGGGCCGGCGTGATGCCGGTGACGTGGAGCAGCCGGGCGGAGCCCACGTACTCCGGGTCGACGTCTTCCGGCCCGAGGCGGCTTCCGGCCGACCCCCGCCGGTAGTAGTACACCCTCGGGTCCCGGCCGAGCACCGACTCCCGGAACATCACGCCCGTGGGCGCGGCGGCGTCCAGGCGCACCCGGGACACGTCGACCCCCTCCCCCCGGATCGTCCGGAGGACGAAGCGGCCGAACGCGTCGTCGCCGAGCCGGCCGATCCACCCGCTCCGGTAGCCGAGCCGGGCCAGGCCGATGGCCACGTTCGACTCGGCCCCCGCCACCGACCGGACAAACGTGCGGGCGGCCCCCAGCGGCCCCTCTTCGGGCCAGAACACGACCATCGACTCGCCCAGCGTCACCACGTCGAGCACCGTCTCGCCTCCTGCCGGCTCTCCCGCCCTGCGCCTCAGACCCGCGCGGGCGCCGGTTCGAGCCGGCCCCGGGACATGACCAGGTGCCGGGTGGCGTGCGCGGCCAGGGCGGTGTTGTGCGTCACCATGATCACCGTGGTGCCGGCGGCGTTCCGCTCCCGGAAGAGGTCCATGATCTCCGTCTCGGTCTCCTCGTCCAGGTCGCCCGTCGGCTCGTCCGCCAGCACGAGCGGGGGGTCGAGGAGCAGGGCGCGGGCCACGGCCACCCGCTTCTGCTGGCCGCCGGAGAGCTGCCACGGGTAGCTGGCTGCGCGGTCCCCCAGCCCCACGCGCTCGAGGAGCTGCCGGGCCCGGGCGCCCAGGCCGCTCCCGCCGGGGCAGAACGCCGTCGGCAGGAGCACGTTCTCCACCACCGACAGGGTGGGGATGAGGCTGGCGAACTGGAAGACGAACCCCATCGTGCGGCAGCGAAACCGGGACCGCTCCCGATCGCCCATCGCCCAGATGTCCCGGCCGGCCACCCGGACGAGGCCGCGGTCCGGACGGGTGAGGCCCCCCACCACCGACAGGAGAGTCGTCTTGCCGCTGCCGGACCGGCCGGTGACGACGACGAACTCGCCCGCGGCCACGGTCAGGTCGACGCCGTCGAGAGCCCGGACCTCCCCCTCGCCCTGCGGGTACATCTTGAAGACGTCCTGAAGTTCGACCACCGACGAGCCTCCTACTCCCCGGACCGGATGGCCTCGTACGGCTCCATGAGCGCCGCCCGCACGGCCGGGTAGGCGGCGGACACGACCCCCATCAGGGCGGCCACCGCAGCGGTCCCCGCGGCGATGCCCGCGGTCAGGGCCGGCGGGGGCCACAGGTACGGCACCCGCAGCCCTGCGGCGATCCACCGTCCTCCCGCCAGGACCATCCCGGCTCCCAGCACGACCCCGACCAGGCCGCTCAGGGTGGTCAGGAGCACCGCCTCGGTGAGGATGAGGCCGAGGAGCTGCCCGGCGCCGGCCCCCATGGCCCGCACGAGGCCGAGCTCGCGCTGGCGCTCGGACACGGTGGCGGAGAAGAGTACCCCCACCATCACGAGGGCGATGCCCAGCAGGACCGCCACCACAAGGAGCAACCCGCGTACGGCGCGCACCTGACCTTGCGCCACCTCCCGGGCGACTTCGCCGCGGCGGACCACCTCCGCCTCCGGCACCTTGCTCCGGATCTGCGTGACCACGATCTCCGGCGGTACCCACTCCTCCACCCGCAGGAGGATGGCCGACACCGCCCCGGGGCTGAGGCGTGCCGCGGGCCCCGCGGCCCCGGACTCCTGCGCCCGCCGGGCGAGCCGGTAGACGGCGTCCCGGCGGACGAACAGCATGCGGTCCGCGCCCCCGCCGGTGCGCAGGAGCCGCCCGGCCACCCGGAACGTCTCCCCGTAGAGCTGCACCGTCCCGCCGGGCCGGTGCCCGGTGTTCGCCCCGGCGATCGCCTCGTCCGCGGCCAGGGGACCCGGCAGCCGCGCCTCGAGCCACGGCAGCACGGTGAAGTCCGCCTCCGGATCGAAGCCGGCCACGACCGGGTCGCCCGGCCGCTGGCCGGGCAGGAACACCTGGGGCGCGGCGGCGGTGACGCCGCCGATCTTCTTCACCGCGTCGAGGGCCGATCCGTCCATGAAAAAGCCGGCAGGCCGGCCGGCGACGAGGGCCTCCTGCACGTCGGCCGCATGCCCTGCGGGGACGACGAGCATGTCCGCTCCCAGCCGGTCCAGCCCGATCCGGACGCTGCGCTCGGTGCCGAGAAGAGTCACCAGGCCGGCGAAGAACGAGGCCGTCGCCAGGACCACCCCTGCCGCGCTGAGCAGGCTGCGCCCGGGGCGGCGGCGAAGGTTCTGCGCGGCCAGGTAGAGGAACCCGATCCGCTCACGCACGGGAGCCGATGTCGTTCATCCTTCCCTGAGTGGTGCTGGGTCGCAACGTTGGAGGGTTCGCCGCGCGGGGAACGCACACCTCCCGCCTAGGTCGCCTGGGCGCCGGCCTCGCGCCGGGACGTGAAGTAGGTGAAGGCCCCGGCGAGGAGGAGCACCACCCCGACGCCGATCAGCGTCGGCTTGGTTTCCAGGTTGCACGGCATGTCGGGGTTCGGACACGTCGGAACCACGTACAGCGGCAGGAGAACGATCAGGAGGCCGAGCAGCGCTACCAGGGGGCTGTAGAGGCGGATCAGGTTGTGCACCTTGCTCAGTACCAGGATGAGGCCCAGCACCGCCAGGAACACGCCGAGCGCCTGCGCCGTGTTCGCCGTCCAGCTGCAGCGCATCGGCACCTGGTTGCCGTTCTGGAGCATCATGAAGTGCCCGTGGTCCGCGCAGACCGTGAAGAGGTTGTGGGGGCCGAACGTGAGCAGCAGCCCTGCCGCCAGGGTGAGCCATCCCAGCCACTTGCCACGCATGGTGTTGACCTCCCGGATGAGAAGTAGCCGAGTGGGGTCCTGCGTGTTCCGATACGAATACGAGATGAATACTACGTACTTCAAGTGTACGAATGCCATGGCACGTCCGGTATGATCCGATCGGATCATTTCGCAAGGGCCGGCGCGAATCCACGGTTTCTCCACACGGCCTCCAAGGCGCGTCCAACGGGCCGGGGTAGTCTGGTCGCAGGAACAGGGAGACGGAAACCGGCTCCCGCACACAGGAGGTGTTCTCCGGATGACGAGGTGGTACAAGACCCTGGCCGTGGCCACCGGGGCGGCGCTCGCCCTCGGACTCCTGGCTCTGGCCCTTCCGGCGACGCCGGCTGCCGCGGCCACGGCCCCGGCGGCCCCGTCCACCCCGGCGCCCGCATGGGGGCCCGGGTACGGACCCGGCCTCGGACCGGGCACCGGCCGCGCCTGGGGCGGTCCCGGGTACGGCGGCCGGCTCGGCGGCTGGGGCCACGGGTTCGGCATGGGCCCCGGCTGGGTGTGCGGCGGCGCGGCAGGCGGCTGGGCGCTCGACGCCGACGCCCTCGAGAGCTACGTGAAGGCGAACCCGGCCCTGGTGGCCGAGCGCGCGCAGCGGGCGCTCGAGAACCTCGACGCCCGGGAGCAGGCGCTGCGTGACGCCGTCGCCGACCTGCAGGGCGAGATCGAGGGCGTGACCGACGCCCGCCTCAAGGCCGTCCTCAGCGCCCGGCTCGAGCTCCTGAAGAACCGGCTCGACGCCATGGACGAGCAGCGGGCGTACCTGAAGGCCCTCGCGGACTACGCCCGCTCGCTGGCCGCCACGCCGCAGTAAGCGCTCCCATCGCGGCGGTCGCTCGCAGCGGGACGCAGCCAGGCACCCCCGGCGCGGGAGACGATCTCCGGCGGGGGTGCCCGGCCGCGCCGTGGCGCCGGTTGGCCGGTCCCGGCCCCCGTGCTACCATGGGGACGGGAGGCGAGGTTCAAGGTGCGGCGCATTACGTACAAGGATAAGGAATACCTCATCCACACCCGCTCGGGCATGCGGCTGATCGACTCCATGCGCGAGCAGGGGATTCCCGTCGAGTGCAACTGCAAGAAGGACCCGTCCAGCCGGCTCTGCCTGACCCGCTACCCCAGGAGCGAGGCGTTCCTCCTCACCGAGCCGACGGAACTGGAGCGCAGCGTGCTCACTCCGCAGGAACTCGACCAGGGGTACCGCCTGGCCTGCCAGGCCCTCTTCAAGTAGCGCGCCGGGCCGCCGCCCGGAGGTCGAGGGCCGCCGAGCGGGCGGCTGCCGCCACCGAGGCCCGGAACTCCTCCGGGCCGGCGTGCTCGCTGGAGAACGCGTAGATGATGCTGCGCGCTGCCACCACGAGGGCACCGCGCCCCCCCGGCAGGAACGCCCCGGCGACTTCTGCCGCGCCCGCACCCTGGGCGCCGTACCCGGGCACCAGGAAGAAGGTGTGGGGCAGCCAGGCCCGGAGCCGGGCGAGGTCCTCCGGGTACGTCGCGCCCACGACGGCCCCCACCGCCGAGAACCCGCTGCGGCCCACGTGCTTCGCCCCCAGGGCGTCGACGAGCTTCGCCGCCTGCAGGGCCAGGGTCTCCCCCGACAGGAGCACCTGGTCCTGCAGCTCCGCCGCGCCGGGGTTGGAGGTCTTCACGAGCACGAAGAGCCCGCGGCCCAGGGCCGCCGCCCGCTTCACGAAGGGCTCCAGCGCGTCGCTCCCCAGGTACGGGTTCACCGTGAGGGCGTCCGCGTAGCGGTCCGGGTCGGCCCAGGCGGACACCGGCGCCTCGTGGCCGAGGAAGGCGTCGGCGTACGCGGCGGCGGTCGAGCCGATGTCGCCGCGCTTGGCGTCCGCGATCACGAGGAGGCCCTTCTGGCGGGCGTACAGGACGAGCTGCCAGAAGGCCTCCACGCCCGCCCCGCCGTAAGCCTCGAAGAAGGCGCTCTGGAGCTTGACCGCCGGGACCAGGGGGGCCACGGCGTCCACCACCGCCGCCCCGAACAGGTACAGGGCCGCTGCCGCCCCGCGCTCGTTCTGGCCGTGGCGGCGGGCGGCCTCCTCGCGGATGTGGGCCGGGATCCGCCCCAGCACGGGGTCGATGCCGACGCAGAGGGGATTTTCCAGCTCTTCGATGCGGCGGACCAGCCGGTCCACGAACGGCTCTCCTGCCAACGCTACGCCTCCCCGGCCTCGCCCCGCCGGAGGGCCTCGATCGCCCGGGCCATGTCCTCCGGCGGGGGGACCTCGAACTGGAGCCATTCCCCGGTGCGGGGGTGGACGAAGCCGAGCCGGAACGCGTGCAGGGCCTGCGCCGTCAGCCCCAGGGCCTGCCGGCGCGGCCCGTAGACCGGGTCCCCCGCCACCGGGTGCCCGATGTAGGCCAGGTGCACCCGGATCTGGTGGGTCCGGCCGGTCTCCAGCCGGCACTGCACCAGGCTGAAGCCCCGGTACCGTTCCAGCACCCGGAAGTGGGTGATCGCCTCCCGGCCCCGGCCCGGCGTGACCGCCATCCGCTTGCGGTCGGTCGGGTGCCGGCCCACGGGCGCCTCGATCCGGCCGGACTCCACGGGCGGGCTCCCGTGGACGATCGCCAGGTACTCCCGGCGCAGGGCGCGGCGCTGGACCTGCTCGGCCAGGCGCTGGTGCGCCTGCGGGTTCAAGGCGACCACGAGGAGGCCCGTGGTGTCCTTGTCGAGCCGGTGGACGATGCCCGGTCGGGCGGGGTCGCCGGGGACGTCCTCGCCGTCCTCCCACGCCGCCATCCCGGCCACGGTGTTGGCCAGTGTGCCCCGCGCGTGCCCCGCCGCCGGGTGCACCACGAGCCCCCGGGGCTTGTTGACCACCAGCACGTCCTCATCCCGGTACACCACGTCCAGCGGGATGTCCTCCGGCACCAGGCCGGCCGCCTCCGGCGGGGGCACCTCCAGGACGACCTCGTCCCCGGGGGACAGGCGCTGCCCCGCCCGGGCGGGCCGGCCGCCCACCCGGCAGCGGCCGGACCGGATCAGCGCCTGGATCCGCGCCCGGGACAGGCCCGGCTCGGGCTGCGCGGCGAGGAACACGTCGAGCCGCTGCCCGGCGTCCGCCTCCCCCGCACGGAACCGGAACACCTGCGTCACCCGCGGCGCCCCTCCCGCCAGTGGTGCAGCAGGAAGAGGCCCACCCCGAGCACGATGGACACGTCGGCCAGGTTGAAGACGGGGTAGTGCCAGTCCCGCCAGTAGAAGTCCAGGAAGTCGACCACCCGGCCCAGCCGCACCCGGTCGGCGAGGTTGCCGGCCGCCCCACCGAGCATGAGTCCCATCGCGTAGGGCAGGACTCCCACCTGCCCTTCCGGCCGGCGCGCGTGGTACAGGATCAGGAGCACCGCCCCGACGGAGACCGCGATGAAGAGCTCGCGCTGGTGGGGAAGGAGGCCGAAGGCCGCGCCGGGGTTGAGCACGTACGTGATCTGGAAGAAGCCCGGAATCACGGGGATGGTCTCGCCGAGCGCGAGCCGGGCGGCGACGAGCGACTTGGACGCCATGTCCACGACCAGCGCCAGGAGCCCGACCAGGATCGTGCGCACGCCCTTCCCTCCCGTGCCCGCACCAGTCTAGCACAGGAAGGAACGGGAAAACAATCACGGCCCCCGCACCCGGCCGCCGCCCTCCAGGGGATTGTCCACGTCGCCCATGTAGCGCTCCCCCTCGGGCCCCCAGCCGCCCACCTCCTGGCCGATGTCCCGCCCCGCCGGATCGCCGTGCACGGGCTCCCAGTCCTCGTCGACCATCCGCTCGACGGGCGCCACCGTGCCCGGGTGCTCCTGGCTCCGGTACAGGTCGTCGTAATCGGTGGCCCCGGGCACGTCCTGGGGCGTCTCGGACGTGCCGTAGGCGGCCACATCCTGCCAGGCGTCCTCGCCGTCGTAGGCCGCGTATTCCTTGTCGTTGCGCCACGACCGGCCGAACGGCGGGGAGAGCACCTCCTCCTCGATCGGC
Coding sequences:
- a CDS encoding bifunctional 4-hydroxy-2-oxoglutarate aldolase/2-dehydro-3-deoxy-phosphogluconate aldolase, translated to MFPRADRHVRRAGVRPRIGVPSDRVMAVYRWEIARRIHEERVVAIVRAGSAEAALRAARAILEGGIRVLEVALTTPGGLEAIRALAGETDGALVGAGTVLDAETAVAAVRAGARFLVSPGLFPEVVRAGHRHGVPVLPGAATPTEIAAALEAGADLVKVFPASALGPGFVRAVREALPQAPLVPTGGVGADNAAEWLRAGAAALGVGGALTRGDPAGIAARARELVAAVRAAASGGT
- a CDS encoding sugar kinase, which codes for MLDVVTLGESMVVFWPEEGPLGAARTFVRSVAGAESNVAIGLARLGYRSGWIGRLGDDAFGRFVLRTIRGEGVDVSRVRLDAAAPTGVMFRESVLGRDPRVYYYRRGSAGSRLGPEDVDPEYVGSARLLHVTGITPALSPSCREAVEAAVEAARQRGVTVALDPNLRLKLWGAGEAAAALRPLIGRAGLVLAGLEEGELLSGRRGEEEVAGWFLEAGAGLVVLKLGARGAMATDGTRTWRSPGFPAQVVDTVGAGDAFAAGFYAAWLAGRDVETCLRYGNAAGALVVQVVGDTEGLPYREELAAFLGEGDVPTR
- a CDS encoding ABC transporter ATP-binding protein, which produces MVELQDVFKMYPQGEGEVRALDGVDLTVAAGEFVVVTGRSGSGKTTLLSVVGGLTRPDRGLVRVAGRDIWAMGDRERSRFRCRTMGFVFQFASLIPTLSVVENVLLPTAFCPGGSGLGARARQLLERVGLGDRAASYPWQLSGGQQKRVAVARALLLDPPLVLADEPTGDLDEETETEIMDLFRERNAAGTTVIMVTHNTALAAHATRHLVMSRGRLEPAPARV
- a CDS encoding ABC transporter permease, whose translation is MRERIGFLYLAAQNLRRRPGRSLLSAAGVVLATASFFAGLVTLLGTERSVRIGLDRLGADMLVVPAGHAADVQEALVAGRPAGFFMDGSALDAVKKIGGVTAAAPQVFLPGQRPGDPVVAGFDPEADFTVLPWLEARLPGPLAADEAIAGANTGHRPGGTVQLYGETFRVAGRLLRTGGGADRMLFVRRDAVYRLARRAQESGAAGPAARLSPGAVSAILLRVEEWVPPEIVVTQIRSKVPEAEVVRRGEVAREVAQGQVRAVRGLLLVVAVLLGIALVMVGVLFSATVSERQRELGLVRAMGAGAGQLLGLILTEAVLLTTLSGLVGVVLGAGMVLAGGRWIAAGLRVPYLWPPPALTAGIAAGTAAVAALMGVVSAAYPAVRAALMEPYEAIRSGE
- a CDS encoding DUF4418 family protein, yielding MRGKWLGWLTLAAGLLLTFGPHNLFTVCADHGHFMMLQNGNQVPMRCSWTANTAQALGVFLAVLGLILVLSKVHNLIRLYSPLVALLGLLIVLLPLYVVPTCPNPDMPCNLETKPTLIGVGVVLLLAGAFTYFTSRREAGAQAT
- the pyrF gene encoding orotidine-5'-phosphate decarboxylase codes for the protein MAGEPFVDRLVRRIEELENPLCVGIDPVLGRIPAHIREEAARRHGQNERGAAAALYLFGAAVVDAVAPLVPAVKLQSAFFEAYGGAGVEAFWQLVLYARQKGLLVIADAKRGDIGSTAAAYADAFLGHEAPVSAWADPDRYADALTVNPYLGSDALEPFVKRAAALGRGLFVLVKTSNPGAAELQDQVLLSGETLALQAAKLVDALGAKHVGRSGFSAVGAVVGATYPEDLARLRAWLPHTFFLVPGYGAQGAGAAEVAGAFLPGGRGALVVAARSIIYAFSSEHAGPEEFRASVAAAARSAALDLRAAARRAT
- a CDS encoding RluA family pseudouridine synthase, with the protein product MTQVFRFRAGEADAGQRLDVFLAAQPEPGLSRARIQALIRSGRCRVGGRPARAGQRLSPGDEVVLEVPPPEAAGLVPEDIPLDVVYRDEDVLVVNKPRGLVVHPAAGHARGTLANTVAGMAAWEDGEDVPGDPARPGIVHRLDKDTTGLLVVALNPQAHQRLAEQVQRRALRREYLAIVHGSPPVESGRIEAPVGRHPTDRKRMAVTPGRGREAITHFRVLERYRGFSLVQCRLETGRTHQIRVHLAYIGHPVAGDPVYGPRRQALGLTAQALHAFRLGFVHPRTGEWLQFEVPPPEDMARAIEALRRGEAGEA
- the lspA gene encoding signal peptidase II, which codes for MRTILVGLLALVVDMASKSLVAARLALGETIPVIPGFFQITYVLNPGAAFGLLPHQRELFIAVSVGAVLLILYHARRPEGQVGVLPYAMGLMLGGAAGNLADRVRLGRVVDFLDFYWRDWHYPVFNLADVSIVLGVGLFLLHHWREGRRG